A genomic region of Anopheles coustani chromosome 3, idAnoCousDA_361_x.2, whole genome shotgun sequence contains the following coding sequences:
- the LOC131260282 gene encoding mortality factor 4-like protein 1: MPPKLKFTEGEKVLCFHGPLLYEAKMLKSAIMKDKQVKYFIHYAGWNKNWDEWVPENRVLKYNEANCQRQREVTKLHSPLVKNKKSNTKAKKTDAQGTGSSQSKDNDSRASTPSKEVAKEKDATAPAVTSTVTTPTTASAATSGSAAANASSTGRNRSAQKTTAPSVSASSSSSSSSSSTSSSSVAATAGGKDGKPSEGKDVTEKSKEEPSSEINNSRTKKRGRSDTTSSNVESEDQFMSKVEVKIKIPDELKPWLVDDWDAISRQNKLLELPAKVTVQEIVDNYVQYKKQSKVNTATKETAVTDIGNGIIEYFNVMLGSQLLYKFERPQYAEIIQSHPGVPMAKIYGSFHLLRLFVKLGSMLAFTSLDEKSIQTLIGHVQDFLKYLVKNSSTLFNMQHYVNTSPEYHRKAQ; this comes from the exons ATGCCTCCAAAGTTAAAATTCACCGAGG GTGAAAAAGTTCTTTGCTTCCACGGTCCACTTCTGTACGAAGCAAAGATGCTAAAGAGTGCCATCATGAAGGATAAACAAGTGAAATACTTTATCCACTATGCCGGCTGGAACAAAAA CTGGGACGAGTGGGTTCCCGAGAATCGTGTGCTGAAGTATAACGAAGCCAACTGTCAGCGGCAGCGCGAGGTCACGAAGCTACATTCGCCACTggtcaaaaacaagaaaagcaaCACAAAGGCTAAAAAGACGGACGCTCAAGGAACCGGCAGCAGCCAGAGTAAAGACAATGATTCCCGGGCATCGACGCCTTCAAAGGAAGTGGCAAAGGAAAAGGATGCGACAGCCCCGGCCGTAACCAGCACCGTAACGACACCGACTACTGCCTCTGCTGCCACTAGTGGAAGCGCGGCTGCAAACGCATCATCCACGGGCAGGAACCGATCTGCTCAAAAAACCACAGCCCCTAGCGTTTCTGCCTCGTCGTCCTCCAGCTCGTCATCTTCATCGACCTCCTCTTCCTCCGTAGCGGCGACGGCAGGAGGAAAGGATGGAAAACCATCGGAAGGAAAAGATGTGACGGAAAAATCGAAGGAAGAACCGAGCAGTGAGATCAACAATTCTAGAACGAAGAAGCGCGGTCGCAGTGATACAACCTCATCCAATGTTGAATCAGAGGATCAGTTTATGTCGAAGGTTgaggtaaaaattaaaataccagACGAGTTAAAACCATGGTTGGTTGACGATTGGGACGCCATTTCGCGGCAGAACAAGCTGCTGGAGCTACCGGCTAAAGTGACCGTCCAAGAGATTGTAGACAACTACGTGCAGtacaaaaagcaaagcaaggTAAATACGGCCACGAAGGAAACGGCTGTTACAGACATTGGGAACGGAATCATTGAATATTTCAATGTGATGTTGGGTTCTCAGCTGCTGTACAAGTTCGAACGACCGCAGTATGCAGAAATCATTCAATCGCATCCAGGAGTTCCGATGGCTAAAATTTATGGATCGTTCCATTTGCTCAGACTTTTCGTGAAGCTTGGCTCAATGCTGGCATTCACGTCCCTTGACGAAAAATCCATACAAACATTAATCGGACATGTGCAAGACTTTCTCAAGTATTTAGTCAAAAATAGCAGCACACTATTCAACATGCAGCATTATGTGAACACCAGCCCAGAATATCATCGCAAAGCACAGTGA
- the LOC131260289 gene encoding putative peptidyl-tRNA hydrolase PTRHD1 yields MAATKLVQYVIVNGEIAKSWPKGAIIAQCCHAVAAVGHLYASDPDTQEYFQDLDNMHKVVLEAPDAAKLVGLGEVLRQNDVKHKVWIEQPENLPTCIALKPYPKETVQKYMKKFKLLS; encoded by the exons ATGGCTGCGACGAAATTAGTTCAGTACGTTATTGTGAATGGAGAAATCGCTAAAAGTTGGCCCAAGGGAGCTATTATTGCTCAGTGTTGCCATGCGGTGGCTGCTGTAGGCCATTTGTATGCATCAGACCCGGACACGCAAGAATATTTCCAGGATTTGGATAATATGCACAAAGTCGTGCTTGAG GCACCGGACGCGGCTAAACTCGTTGGCCTGGGCGAGGTATTGCGACAGAACGATGTTAAGCATAAGGTTTGGATAGAGCAGCCGGAAAATCTGCCAACGTGCATTGCTCTAAAGCCGTACCCGAAGGAGACGGTACAGAAATATatgaagaaatttaaattgttaagTTAA